The DNA window GGACCGCAGGCGATCGAAAGAGTGAAGAAGACCATTCAGCAAGGTCTGGACGTTTCCTTGAAGGACGGAATTTCCATCGAAGAAAAAGCGTTCGGCGCTTGTTTCGACGGGGGACAATCCAAGGAAGGAATGACCGCATTCCTCGAAAAAAGACCGGCTCAGTTTTAAGTCGTCGGAGTTCCGACAAAATCGATCGGGAAATTTTCCGTTGCAAAAAGCTTGGTTTTGTGATATAGGAATGTCTCCCGATTTTTCCCACCGCCTCTCCTCCTCCACCCGAATCTGGGCGGGGCCAAGCAGTTTTTACGGAGGATTTTGTGGGAACTCCAACGAGTTCATTTGTGACGAAAACAAAATTTCGATTGGAACAAAGCGAACGATAACGATGGCAACATTCAGATTCAAACTACTAAAAACGAAACATACGATCGTTCCCCGATTCAAACTTCTTCTCTTATTCATCTCTATTCTTCTGGTTTCGTCTAATGGTTCCGCGCGCGATCTCGAAAAAATCACGATCTACGTGGACGAACATCCTCTGCTCGTCGAAGTAGTAAACACGCCCGCGGATCGTGCGCGAGGATTGATGTTTCGGAAACATCTCGCGGAAAACGAAGGAATGTTATTCGTGTTCTCCGAACCGGATTACTTGAGTTTTTGGATGAAGAACACTTGGATTCCGCTCAGCATAGCCTATTTCAATCGCGACAAAAGAATCACGGACATACACGATATGAAGCCGAATCAAACCACGGAACTCTATCATTCCAGCGAAAAGGCTTTGTATGCGTTGGAGGTCAATCAGGGCTGGTTTGCAAAACGGAAGATCGGGAAATACGGTGTTTTAAAACTGCCCGATCGGGTGAAGGCGGCGCAGTAGCAAGAAACGGTAATCAGGGAAATGCCCCGATTACCGTTCGTTATTCTTAGAGAGAATCGGAAGCGAGTTTTTCTTCCAATTCGGTTAAGGTTTTCGTATCCACAACTTTCGTAGATTTTAATCTTCCTTGTTCCGCC is part of the Leptospira yasudae genome and encodes:
- a CDS encoding DUF192 domain-containing protein; translated protein: MATFRFKLLKTKHTIVPRFKLLLLFISILLVSSNGSARDLEKITIYVDEHPLLVEVVNTPADRARGLMFRKHLAENEGMLFVFSEPDYLSFWMKNTWIPLSIAYFNRDKRITDIHDMKPNQTTELYHSSEKALYALEVNQGWFAKRKIGKYGVLKLPDRVKAAQ